Genomic segment of Mycolicibacterium psychrotolerans:
GGGCGGCGCGCCGCTCCCACACCCACCAGCCGACCAGGATCAGTACGCCGCCGCCGAGGCAGGCCAGCGTCCTGGGGGAGGCCCAGCCCCACGAGTGCCCCTGGGTGATGGACAGGAGTAGGGCGGACAAGCCCGCGGCCAGGCCCAGCGCGCCGAGCCAGTCGATCGATCCGTCGGCAGAGCGGGGCCGGTTCGGGACGACGGCCATCACGATCGCGATGACCAGCACGGTGAATCCGGTGGTCAGCCAGAACACCCGGTGGTACCCGGCGTCGCCGCTCATCAGCAGGCCGACCACCACCAGACCGGTGCCGCCCCCGAAGCCCAACGTCCCGGAGAGCACCGCCATCGCCGAGCTCATCCGGTCCTCGGGCAACTCCTCGCGCAGGATCGCGATGCTGATCGGGTAGAGCGCGAACGACGCCGCCTGCAGCACCCGCGCGACGATCAGCAGGGGCAGCGACGCCGTCGTCGCCGCCAACAGCGACCCGGCCAGCACCACGGCGAGCACCGTCAGAAGGACACGCTTCTTGCGGTGCAGGTCGGCCAGCCGGCCGATCAACGGGGTGGCCGCCGCGGCCGCCAGGAGGTTGGCGGTGACCGCCCAGCTGACCGCCACCGTCGATGCGCCGAGCTGGTCGGCGATCACGCCGAGCACCGGCACCACCGCGGTCTGCAGGACCGCGACGGTCAGCACCACCACACTGAGACCGACGACGAGCAGGCGGGGCTGCTTCACTGCCACGCCCGCTCCGATCGTTAGCCCGTCTTGATGATTCCGTTCGATTATGGCGTCTCGACGAGCAGCGCCGACAGCCGGCCGAGGGGCAGCCGCGGGGAGCGGTGGCCGTCACGGCCGGTCATGTCCTCGTTGACGACCAGCGCGTTGAGAACGGCCTCCTCGACGCTCTGCACGACCGCGGCGTACAGCGGGTCCATCCGGCCCCACGGCAGGAAAGTGATGGAGCCGATCTCGTCCTCGCCGACCGGTCCGAGCGGGAACGCGCTCGCCAGCGCCGGGACGTCGGCGGTGGAGAAGGCCAGGAAGATGTCGCCGGAGAAGTGACTGCCGGTGGTGCCGGTGCGGGCGAGGCCCAGCGGGACGCGGCGCGCCAGCGCCTTGCACTGCCCGGGAAGCAGCGGTGCGTCGGTGGCCACGACAGCGATCACCGAGCCCGCCCCCGGCGGCGCACCGGCGAGGTCCCGGGCGAACCAGTCACCGTCGAGAGGGTTGTCGTCGAGCAGGCGAGTGCCCACCCGCCGCCCCGCGACGGTCAATTCGGCACGCGACCCGAAGTTCGCCTGCACGAACGCGGCGACCGTGAAGGTCCGTGACCCGTAGGGGACTCGACGCGACGCGGTGCCGTTGCCGCCCTTGAAGTCATAACAGTTCATCCCGGTGCCGCCACCGACGGAACCCTCGGCGACGGGCCCGCCGGTCGCCGCGTCGAGCGCGGCCTCGACGTGGTCGGGGCGGACGTGATCGCCGTTGATGTCGTTGAGGTAGCCGTCCCAGGTCTCGGCGCACACCGGCAGCAGCCATTGCCGGGCCAGCCGGGGGGCGACGGTGTTCACCCAGCGGACGACGCCGGTGTGGCACGCGCCGACGGCGTGGGTGTTGGACAGCACCACGGGCAGGTTGAAGGAGCCGACCTCGTCGATCCAAGTGGTTCCGGTCATCTCGCCGTTGCCGTTGAGCGAGTACCAGCCCGCGGCGCACGGCGCCCCGACACCCGCGCGGCCGCGGGGCAGGATCGCGGTCACCCCGGTGCGGACCGGACCCTGCCCGACGACGAGGGGACCGTCGCCGTCGATCAGCGTCGTCACCCCGACCTCGACCCCGGCGACGTCGGTCAGCGCATTGAGCGGTCCGGGGGTGCCCTCGAGTTCGATGCCGAGTCCGCGCGCTCGGGGCCGGCCGTCGGGGGTGTGCGTCGAATGCTCGATGTCGGTCACACCAGGATCATCGCGAACCGGGGTGGTCCGGTCGAGTCGGCGGCCGCCCAACCGGTACCCGCCCGGGGCGCGGCGTAGCAGACTGAACGGGTCCGGCGGCCCTGATCCGTCGGCAGAAGGGATCACTGATGCGCCTGCTGACTCTCGCCAAGACTGCCGGGGCGGCGTTCACCGCTGCCGCACTCGGCGGCTTGGCGACCGCGCCCGCTGTTCAGTCGGCCTGGTATCGACGGCTCGACAAGCCGGGCTTCCAACCTCCCAAGCAGGCCTTCCCGATAGCGTGGAACATCCTCTACACCGACATCGCCGTCGTGTCCGCGTCGACGATCGACACCCTCAACGACCGCGGCGAGACCGCTGCGGCACAGGCCTACACCCGGGCGCTGGCCGTCAACCTGGCGCTCAACGCCGGCTGGAGCTGGATCTTCTTCAACCGTCGCCGGTTGGGCCCCGCGGCAGTGGTGGCCGGGGCTCTGTCGGTCAGTAGCGCCGACCTCGCGCGGCGCGCCGCGGCGGTGAATCCCGCTGCGGGAGCGGCACTGTCCGCCTACCCGCTGTGGTGCACCTTCGCGACCGTGCTGTCGACCCGCATCTGGCAGCTCAACCGTTGAGCGGCGGTGCAGACGCCGCGCACTTCACCGTCGTCGACGGCGGCTTCAAGCCAACACGATTCGCGCAGAGCCACTGGGGCGAGGACCACCTCAACGGCCCGGCGATCGTCGGGCTGGTCGCACGGCAGCTGCAGATCAGCTGCGGTGCAACGGAGTTCCACCCGGCCAGGTTGACCGTCGACCTGTTCCGGGCGGCGCGCAGCCTGCACACCACGCTCGAGGTCACGGTGATCCGTGACGGCAGGCGAGTGCACAGCGCGGAATGTGCTGTGGTGCAGGAGGGCCGGGCGGTGGCACGGGCGACGCTGGTGCAGTACCGCCGCTCCGCGCCACCACCGGGCCGGTTGTGGCGGTCGGACAGCAGTTTTCCCGAGCCGCCCGCGCCGGACGGCTCGGTGCTGCCGTTCGTCGGCAGCGATGCCGTCGGCTGGACCCGATCGCCCGCCGGGCACCAGAACGAGTCCCGCAAGCGGTTCTTCAACGACGGGATCCGCGTCGTGGCCGACGAACCCAACTCGCCGTTCGTCCGGGCGGCGATGGTGGCCGAGGCGACGAGTCTGGTCACCAACCTCGGCACCGCGGGCGTCGGCTACATCAACGGAGATCTCACAGTCGCGCTGTCCCGCCTTCCGGTCGACGAGTGGGTCGGCATCCAGGCCGACTCCCATCACGCCGCCGGCGGCATCGCGGTCGGCACCGCGACGCTGTTCGACCGCCTGGGCCCCTTCGGATCCGGTATCACCACCGCGATCGCCAATCCCGCGGTTCAGATCGACTTCTCGACCCGGGAGTTTCTGACCGACGACATCAATTACGAGTAGGACCTCAACCGACAGATCGACCGGCCGGTCAGTCTGCCCGCATCGATGGATTCGAGAATCTCGCCGCTGCGTACGGCGATGTTGGACAGCAGCGACGAGGTCAACCCGTGGGTGTGTTCGGTGTTGCCCTGGATGTAGAGCGAGCCCGAGGTCGGCGGGTTGGGTGACGAGGCGCGGCAACCGGAGTGAGGGTTGCCGGTGCGTGGGCGGTCACCGTCTACAGGCCGATCCGTTCGCACGCGTCGTCGAACTCCTCGAAGGCCGATTTGTCGCCCTTGCCGTCAGCCAGCGCCCGCTCGTAGACGGCGAGCGCGTCATCGCCCACCTCGGCGAACTTGGCGTCCCAGTACTTGGAGTCGCGTCGCCAGTAGCCGGTGACGTCGTACTGGTCGATGGTCCAGCCCATGCCGCGCAGATGTTTGCGGACCGCGCGTGACTCGGCCGCCTCGCCGGCGAACCAGCAGTAACCGCGGCCTGCGGGCAGTCGGTGCTCCCGCACCGCCTCGGCCAGTGCGCTCGGTGTCGGACCGTTCCCGCTGCCGACGCGGGGGATGACGGTGACGCCGGGGTGTCGGGGCAGATAGTCGAGTTCCTCGGTGGTGGGGATCTCGACGATCAGGGTGGCAGGCGGACGGGCGGGGAGTTCCTCGACGATTCGGGCCGCGGCCGGAAGCCCGGACAAGTCGCTGACGAGTAGCTGCCACTGCGTGTCGGGCGGGGGGCGGTACCAGGAGCGCGCGTGGTCGAGGATCACGCGCTGTCCCGGTGTCGCCGACGACGCCCAGGTGGCGCCGGGGCCTTGCGAGTGGAGCACGACGTCGAGGGCGATCAGTGCGCCGTCGTGGCGGCGCACCGAGTAGTTGCGGCCCTCACCCTCGGGATGGTCCTCGGGCGCGAAGTACACGCCTACGGCGGAGTCACCGGCCGCCCGGATGCCGAGCTCTGCGGGTTCGTCGACCTCCAGCACGATCCGGCGCAGTCGCGCGCTGAGCTGACGGGTCTTCACGACGGAGGCATGCGAGTACGGCACCTAAGTGAGGCTAACCTATGTTGGTTGGTCCGTGACACCGTCTCCGGCCAACCCCGCGGGCGGGGGCCGGCCAGTAGACTGCCGTCGGGCGCGCAGGAACGCCCGACGTCCGCTCGAAGAGGCTCAGCCTCCCTGCTCGAACACTGACGGCTGCCGACCTCTTCTCGGCCCGACATCGCGGACGCCGGGCGTGTGAGAGGAGGCCGTCATGGCCAGTTCGTTGCCCGACAATCCCTCGTTGCCCCGTCTGCGCGACGACGCCCGATCACTGCAGCGCCTGGTGCGCGCCGGTGACGCAGACGCGGTCGGGTCCGTCCGACGGCACCACCCTCGTCCCGAGCGCGCGTTGGACGGATTCGCCCTCCACGACGCCCAGCTGACCGTCGCACGCCGCTACGGATTCACCGGCTGGCCCGCCCTCGTGCGCTTTCTCGGCACCGCGGCGACGCTCAGCATCGACCCCAGCCGGGTCGACGAGGGCGCGCTGGGCGTCGCCGACCGGTTCTGCGCGTTGGCGGTGCTGCACTACACCGACGTCGACGCGCCGCCCCGGTGGGCCGCGGCTGACGAGATGTGCGAAGCTGCTCCAGATCTCACGAGTGCGCACGTCTGGGCGGCGGCCGCGGCGGCCGATGCCAGGGCGCTGCGCCGCATCGTGCGCGACGATCACGCTGCGGCCTCGTCGGCCGGTGGACCGTTGCGGTGGACGCCGCTGATGTACCTCTGTTACTCGCGGGCCACCGCGTCGTGTGCAGACACCCTCGATGCCGCGGCGCTTCTGCTCGACGCCGGCGCCGATCCGAACGCCGGTTACCTCTGGCGTGGCATGGCGCCGCCGTTCACCGCCCTCACCGGAGTGTTCGGGGAGGGGGAGCAGGGGCCTCGTCGCCAGCCCCGCCACCCGTTCTGCACCGAACTCGCCACGCTGCTGCTCGACCGCGGCGCTCACCCGGCCGATCACCAGACGCTCTACAACCGGATGTTCCGGCCCGACGATTCCCACCTGGAGCTGTTGTTCGCCCACGGCCTGGCGGACGCGGGACCGGGCCCCTGGGAGCGCCGCCTGGCCGATGCGATCGAGACACGTGAGCAGATGTGGCGGCGACAGGTGCAATGGGCTGCAGAGCATGGCTTTTCCGATCGGCTCGAGCTGCTGGCCCGGCACGGAATCGACGTCGGCGGCGTGACGGTCGCCGCGCCGGTCTTCCCGGCCGACCCGAACGATCGTGACGAGAACGGCGCCACCGCACTGCACCACGCCGCCTGGGACGGGGACCTCGAGATGATCGGCAGGCTTCTCGCCGCGGGAGCCGATCCGGGGGCGGTCGATCACCGATTCGGAACGACGCCGCAGCAGTGGGCCGAGCACGCCTACCAGAGCGAGGCCGCGGCCCTGCTCAGGGCGCACTCGCGTCGGTGAGCCGCTGCCACTGCCGCGCGGCGATCAACTCTGGCACCAGCACCTCGGTCAGCAGCGCGATGTCGTCGTCGGTGTCGCCCGGGTAGCGCAGCACGCGGTCCGCCCCCGGCACGTTCCCGCCCACGCCGACGACGGTGCTGCCCCGCGCGGTCGTCCACTCGGCCAGCTGGGGCTCCCACACCGAACCGGAGAAGACCAGCAGGCGGTAATCCGTCGTCTTGGTCAGGTACACGTCGACATGGCTCCAGTCACCGGTCTCGCAGGCTGCTGCGGGACGCCGCGGCCCCTCCCGCAGCATCAGCGCGCCCTGCTGCGCCGAGCACAGCCGATGCGCCGGGGCCGCCAGGTAGGTGCCGGAAGGGCCGAGAAGCAGCGCCGAAAGCTCAGGAAGCCAATCGGATTCCTGCTCGAGGAGATGAGCGCTCGCGGCGGCGGCGCCATCGACGGACGCCGCGACCGCCGACGTGTCGACGCCGACGAGGTGGCTTTCCAGTGCCAGCAGCAGCGCCAGCGTGTGCTGGTAGCTCCGACACGCCACGCCGCCGGCCTCGACCCCCGCCTCCAGGGTGACCACCGCGTCGCACCGCTCGGTCAGCGCAGAGCCCGCGGTGTTCGTCAGCGCGACGGTGGTGGCACCCGCGGGTAGCCGCGTCAGCGCGTCGAGGGTCTCGGCAGACCCGCCGCTGGCTGAGGTGGCCACCACCAGCGTCCCAGGCCCCCACGCAGGCAGCAGTGACGACGAGGCGAGTTCGGCGGTCGCCACCACACCGCGGGACCGCAATCGCGCGGCGGCCACCGCGCTCGCGTACGCCGAGGATCCCATGCCGAGAAGGACCACGCGGGCGGTGTCGGCGGGGACCACGTCGGCCCACGGATTGCGTTCCGAGAGCACGAGTGCCAGCCGCGCGAGCGTATCGGGTTTCTGCGTCAGGTCGGCGGCGAACGCGTCGGGCTTCACGGTGTTCTCTCCTCGTCGAGCAGGACGGGCAGGGCGGCATCGGGCACATACATCCATCGGGGGAGATGCTCTGCGGCATAGATCATCTCGCGCAGCACCTGGACGAGGCGCAGCGCGCGCAGCGGACGCGGATCGACGAGGGCGGCGTGGCCCAGCATGCGCAGACGGGTGGCATAGGTGTCGAGGAACGCCCGGCGGGCAGTGCTCTCGGCGGCGTTCAGCTCGGACGGGTCGAGATCGGTGTAGCGGCGGGCGACGATCGCGACGTGTGACAGCGACTGCGCCATGCCCGCGACGTCGACGACCGGGGGGATCGGCTTGACCCGCTCGGCGGCCGTCAGCACGGGGTTGCCGTCGAAATCGGTCACCGAGAACCGGTCGCCGCTGCGCAGCACCTGACCGACGTGCAGGTCGCCGTGTCCGTCGAGCACCGTCGCGCCGGCCAGTGCGAGCAGGATCCCGAACTCGGAGGCGACCTCCGCGCGGCGGGCGCGCAGGACCGCGCCGCCCGCAGAGTCCCCAGTCGCACAGGCTGTTTCGAGGGTGTCGAGCGCCGCGCGGTGCCATCGGCGGGCGTCGGTTTCGGTCGCGATCGACGCCGTGGCGGCCAGCGCGGCATGCAGGTCGGCGATGAGGGTCCCGAGCGCCTGCGCCGTCGGGGTGATCGCGTCGGGGTCGCCGTCGAGGGCGGCCGAGGTCATCGCCTCGACCGCCCATGTCCAGCCGTCGACGGCACCCGGCAGGTACTCGTCCACGTACGCCACCACCGTCTCGTTCCCCCCGGCCGGCTGCCAGGTGACCAGGCCCCAAGGGGCGGGCATCCCGGTGAAACCGGCCTCCCGCAGGACGGTGATACGTCGCGGCGCCGGGTGGGGACCGTTCTGGAGGTGGGTGGCCCACTTGACGACGGCGGTGTCGCCGACGATCACCGATTCGTTGGTCTGGTCGACGCCCATGGGCCTCTCGGTTCTCGCGGGCCGCGACGTCCAGGACCGCACGGTGAATCGTCCGATCGTGCGCGAACCCGGCTGTGCGGCAAGCATGTCGAGCAGCGCCTCGGCGGTGCCGTCGCCGGGCAGAGCGCGCCGCCATTCGTCGCGATACACCATGGGCGTCGCGGCCAGGCCCGCGGCGACCGCCACGACGGCCAGCCGGTGCCCGCCCGGCAGGTCGAGCCAGTCCAGCGGGTCAGCCACCCGACGACCGCTGAGCACGGCCGGCCCGTTCGATGACGTCGGCGCCGACCCGCAGTCCGTCGCGGCGGCGGATTGCCGCACCCAGGTCCGCCATGCGCTCGCGCAGCGCGGTGTCGGCGAGCAGACGATCCACCGTGCCGGTCAGCTCGTCGTCGGTGAACCGGTAGGGGTCCAGCCGGATTCCGTACCCGAGTTCGTCGACGCGCTGGGCGTTCTCGTACTGATCCCAGAACAGCGGCAACACGATCAGCGGCTTGCCGAAGTGCAGCGTCTCGGTGACGGTGTTGTTGCCGCCATGCGAGATCACCAGGTCCACCTGCGGGATGACCTTGGTCTGCGGGAGCATCTGCTCGCCGACCATGTTGTCGGCCAAAGCGATTCGGTCGGCCTGCGGCCCCTTGCTGACGATGTAGCGGTGTCCGGTGGCGCCCAGCACGTCGACCAGCCGCTGCATCAGTTCGACGTCGGCGCCGCCCAGGGAACCCAGCGACAGGTAGATCAGCGCACTGCCGGCAGGCCGGTCGGCCACGGCTGCGGGCAGCGGGTAGGCGTCGTCGGTCTCACGGACGCTGGAATCCATTCGAGTCCACGTGGAATCGAGCGGACGCCGATCCACATAGTCGGCCTCGGCCGGATACACGTAGAGGCCGGCGGCATTGTCGCGCGGCATGAATTCCAGGTCGGGAAGCGGTGCGGCGCCCTGGGCCTGCACCCAGGAGTCGAAGTCGGCCCACATCGCGCGGTGGGTGCGGTCGAACTCCGCCCGGTAGGCATCCCATTCGGCGCGGTCGGCGCTGGGCAACCCCGAGAACGGCGGCGGCACATCGGGTCCCGGGATCTCCAGCGGACTGCACGACACGATGCGCACGAAGGGCACGCCGGCGGTCACCAGCGCGGGGAACAGCACGACGTTGTCCTCGACGATGACGTCGGGCCGGTGCTCGGCGATGATCTCGCGCAGCCGCGGCTCGCAGTAGCGGGCGCCGTCGATGAGCGCCTGATAGGTCGGCTGGATGAACGTCGAGAGCTGCTCGATCGTCGGCCTGCGGAACTCCGGCGCGGTTTCGGCGATGAACTGCGTCCAGAAGGCGCCGGCGTCCTCGTCGGCGGCGCCGCCGGCCGGCGCGGCCAGATCGACGAGTTCCTCGACGAAGCCGAACGGCGCGATCCGGCCCGCCCAGGAACTCTCGGCGGCGAAGACGATCCGGTGGCCGCGGTCGCGCAGAATCGACGCCAGTCCGATGCACTGATTCGTCGGCCCGTAGGCCGACTCCGGCCAGAACATGATCGTCAACGGTGTCTGCGCGGTCACGGGAGAAACCTACCTCGCGGCCAGGTGGTCGGCCCCGCGGATGCGGAGTAGTTTGTCCTCTCATGCCGACAATCACCACCAGCGATGGCGTCCAGATCTACTACAAGGATTGGGGTTCAGGACAGCCGATCGTGTTCAGCCACGGCTGGCCGCTGTCGGCGGACGACTGGGACGCCCAGCTGATGTTCTTCCTCGGTCAGGGTTACCGGGTGGTCGCGCACGACCGGCGGGGGCACGGCCGCTCGGAGCAGGTGGCCGACGGCCACGACATGGACCACTACGCCGACGACCTCGCCGCTGTCGTCGCACACCTCGACCTGCGCGACGCCGTGCATGTGGGGCACTCCACCGGTGGCGGCGAGGTCGTGCGCTATCTGGCGCGCCACGGCGAGGAGCGCGCCGCCAAGGCCGCGCTGATCGCGGCGGTACCGCCGCTGATGGTGCAGACCGAGACCAACCCGGGCGGGCTGCCCAAGGCGGTGTTCGACGACTTCCAGACGCAGGTGGCGACCAACCGGTCCGCGTTCTACCGCGCAGTCCCCGAGGGGCCGTTCTACGGCTTCAACCGCGACGGCGTCGAACCCGTGGAAGGGGTCATCGCGAACTGGTGGCGGCAGGGCATGATGGGCGGCGCCAAGGCGCACTACGACGGTGTGGTGGCATTCTCCCAGACCGATTTCACCGAAGACCTCGAGAAGATCCGGCTCCCCGTCCTGGTGATGCACGGCGACGACGATCAGATCGTGCCCTATGCCGATGCCGGTCCTCTGTCCGCCGAGCTGCTGCCGAACGGAATCCTCAAGACCTACAAGGGCTTTCCGCACGGCATGCCGACCACACACGCGGACGTCATCAACGCCGACCTGCTGGAGTTCCTCAGGTCCTGACCGGCCGGGCCGCCTGGGGGAGCACCCTTCAGGCCGGCGCCGGGCCCGCCTGCAGGGCCTCCTGCTGGATGCGGTCGAACTGCGCGCCCATGGCGTCGGCCAGTGCGGTGGCGCCCGACAGCGGTCGCACCATCACCATGAAGTCGTCGATCAGGCCGTCGTCGTCGACATGCAGGAAGTCGCAGCCGGTGACTTTCTTGCCGGCGACCGTCGCCTCGAAGACGAGCGCGTGGTCACGGCCGTCGGCGTCGGCGATCTCACGGATGTAGCGGAAGTCCTCGAACACCCGCATCACCGCGCGCAGGATGGCCGCGGTGATCGGCTTGCCCGGGTAGGGCTTGAAGGCGACGGGGCTGGTGAACACGACGTCGTCGGCGAGCAGCGCCTCCATGGCGGCTGCGTCGCGGGCTTCGACGGCTTGACGGAACGGGTGCATGCCCTGACCGTAGCGAAGCCGCCGATCATCCGGGTAGGCCGTGCGGATTCTGGCAGCGGTCGACCCTGTGGGCGGCGGCGGCGGCGAACGTGGTCAGCAGCCGTCCATGGCCGTGCCGGTAGGAATCGGCGCGGGTCGAGTAGACGAACACCCAACCGAGCCGGCGGCGCGGCGTGCACAGCGGCGCGGCGAGCACGGACCGCACGCCCATCCCTTGCGCGCTCGCCATCCACGGAGCCCAGCCCAACCGGGTCACCGACGAGTGCGCCCGGCGCACGGTGTCGTGCATCCACGCACTGGCACAGGGGTTCTGCGGGTTCACGTCGTGCAAGGCGTTGAGCCGTTCGGCGACGCGGTCGGTGGCCACCGACGTGATCCGGCGACCATCGGCAGTCAGGAGCGTCATCCCGCAACCGGCGGTGCCCGGGATCAACGACGCGCATCGGTGCGCCAGCGCCTGCAGCGTCGAGGTCATGGGCGGCACGGTGTGGCCGGCCGCCGGGATCAGCAGAGGACGCGGGAGGGTGGACTTCATCGGGCGGCCTCGCATCGAAGTAGTCGGTGCGCAGCCGATACCCGAGCCCTGCCGCCACAAACCTCCGCCCGGATTCGAGATCGCGCCGTACTTTCCGGTTTAGGGCGCCCTGTGCGGGTATCTCGCCCGTACCGCCGGTTGAGCCGCCATTCACCCACCGGCCGGTTGCCCCGTGTTCACGCTTTCGATCTGGAGTCGATTCATGTTCCGACACACCGATTATCTGCAGTTCGACGTCAAGCCCGAGAAGCCCGATCCGGTCTACGCCCGCAAGCTTCAGGAGCTCCTCGGGGGGGCGTTCGGCGAGA
This window contains:
- a CDS encoding SIS domain-containing protein, giving the protein MKPDAFAADLTQKPDTLARLALVLSERNPWADVVPADTARVVLLGMGSSAYASAVAAARLRSRGVVATAELASSSLLPAWGPGTLVVATSASGGSAETLDALTRLPAGATTVALTNTAGSALTERCDAVVTLEAGVEAGGVACRSYQHTLALLLALESHLVGVDTSAVAASVDGAAAASAHLLEQESDWLPELSALLLGPSGTYLAAPAHRLCSAQQGALMLREGPRRPAAACETGDWSHVDVYLTKTTDYRLLVFSGSVWEPQLAEWTTARGSTVVGVGGNVPGADRVLRYPGDTDDDIALLTEVLVPELIAARQWQRLTDASAP
- a CDS encoding acyl-CoA thioesterase domain-containing protein; protein product: MSGGADAAHFTVVDGGFKPTRFAQSHWGEDHLNGPAIVGLVARQLQISCGATEFHPARLTVDLFRAARSLHTTLEVTVIRDGRRVHSAECAVVQEGRAVARATLVQYRRSAPPPGRLWRSDSSFPEPPAPDGSVLPFVGSDAVGWTRSPAGHQNESRKRFFNDGIRVVADEPNSPFVRAAMVAEATSLVTNLGTAGVGYINGDLTVALSRLPVDEWVGIQADSHHAAGGIAVGTATLFDRLGPFGSGITTAIANPAVQIDFSTREFLTDDINYE
- a CDS encoding nuclear transport factor 2 family protein, giving the protein MHPFRQAVEARDAAAMEALLADDVVFTSPVAFKPYPGKPITAAILRAVMRVFEDFRYIREIADADGRDHALVFEATVAGKKVTGCDFLHVDDDGLIDDFMVMVRPLSGATALADAMGAQFDRIQQEALQAGPAPA
- a CDS encoding TspO/MBR family protein; translation: MRLLTLAKTAGAAFTAAALGGLATAPAVQSAWYRRLDKPGFQPPKQAFPIAWNILYTDIAVVSASTIDTLNDRGETAAAQAYTRALAVNLALNAGWSWIFFNRRRLGPAAVVAGALSVSSADLARRAAAVNPAAGAALSAYPLWCTFATVLSTRIWQLNR
- a CDS encoding MFS transporter; this translates as MAVKQPRLLVVGLSVVVLTVAVLQTAVVPVLGVIADQLGASTVAVSWAVTANLLAAAAATPLIGRLADLHRKKRVLLTVLAVVLAGSLLAATTASLPLLIVARVLQAASFALYPISIAILREELPEDRMSSAMAVLSGTLGFGGGTGLVVVGLLMSGDAGYHRVFWLTTGFTVLVIAIVMAVVPNRPRSADGSIDWLGALGLAAGLSALLLSITQGHSWGWASPRTLACLGGGVLILVGWWVWERRAAQPLVSTAMLARRSMLLTNIATVFVGMGLYFAFLGLTQFVQMPRDPADPDGYGFGATVLQASVVYLLPGALTGFVIALVSGRFIDRFGARPVLVVAALAGIIGFTLAAFVHSAPWQVITASVLANAYISLGYGALPALVVGDSDAGETGVATGMNAIARTVGSSTAAAVVAVLLGRTTAAGVPMESSFVTIFLAGAVTALLAMVLIALSRPRRDVAAESAEARYESRAMNHEWG
- a CDS encoding ankyrin repeat domain-containing protein, which translates into the protein MASSLPDNPSLPRLRDDARSLQRLVRAGDADAVGSVRRHHPRPERALDGFALHDAQLTVARRYGFTGWPALVRFLGTAATLSIDPSRVDEGALGVADRFCALAVLHYTDVDAPPRWAAADEMCEAAPDLTSAHVWAAAAAADARALRRIVRDDHAAASSAGGPLRWTPLMYLCYSRATASCADTLDAAALLLDAGADPNAGYLWRGMAPPFTALTGVFGEGEQGPRRQPRHPFCTELATLLLDRGAHPADHQTLYNRMFRPDDSHLELLFAHGLADAGPGPWERRLADAIETREQMWRRQVQWAAEHGFSDRLELLARHGIDVGGVTVAAPVFPADPNDRDENGATALHHAAWDGDLEMIGRLLAAGADPGAVDHRFGTTPQQWAEHAYQSEAAALLRAHSRR
- a CDS encoding DmpA family aminopeptidase codes for the protein MTDIEHSTHTPDGRPRARGLGIELEGTPGPLNALTDVAGVEVGVTTLIDGDGPLVVGQGPVRTGVTAILPRGRAGVGAPCAAGWYSLNGNGEMTGTTWIDEVGSFNLPVVLSNTHAVGACHTGVVRWVNTVAPRLARQWLLPVCAETWDGYLNDINGDHVRPDHVEAALDAATGGPVAEGSVGGGTGMNCYDFKGGNGTASRRVPYGSRTFTVAAFVQANFGSRAELTVAGRRVGTRLLDDNPLDGDWFARDLAGAPPGAGSVIAVVATDAPLLPGQCKALARRVPLGLARTGTTGSHFSGDIFLAFSTADVPALASAFPLGPVGEDEIGSITFLPWGRMDPLYAAVVQSVEEAVLNALVVNEDMTGRDGHRSPRLPLGRLSALLVETP
- a CDS encoding glucosamine kinase gives rise to the protein MADPLDWLDLPGGHRLAVVAVAAGLAATPMVYRDEWRRALPGDGTAEALLDMLAAQPGSRTIGRFTVRSWTSRPARTERPMGVDQTNESVIVGDTAVVKWATHLQNGPHPAPRRITVLREAGFTGMPAPWGLVTWQPAGGNETVVAYVDEYLPGAVDGWTWAVEAMTSAALDGDPDAITPTAQALGTLIADLHAALAATASIATETDARRWHRAALDTLETACATGDSAGGAVLRARRAEVASEFGILLALAGATVLDGHGDLHVGQVLRSGDRFSVTDFDGNPVLTAAERVKPIPPVVDVAGMAQSLSHVAIVARRYTDLDPSELNAAESTARRAFLDTYATRLRMLGHAALVDPRPLRALRLVQVLREMIYAAEHLPRWMYVPDAALPVLLDEERTP
- a CDS encoding GAF domain-containing protein codes for the protein MKSTLPRPLLIPAAGHTVPPMTSTLQALAHRCASLIPGTAGCGMTLLTADGRRITSVATDRVAERLNALHDVNPQNPCASAWMHDTVRRAHSSVTRLGWAPWMASAQGMGVRSVLAAPLCTPRRRLGWVFVYSTRADSYRHGHGRLLTTFAAAAAHRVDRCQNPHGLPG
- a CDS encoding glycosyltransferase, which codes for MTAQTPLTIMFWPESAYGPTNQCIGLASILRDRGHRIVFAAESSWAGRIAPFGFVEELVDLAAPAGGAADEDAGAFWTQFIAETAPEFRRPTIEQLSTFIQPTYQALIDGARYCEPRLREIIAEHRPDVIVEDNVVLFPALVTAGVPFVRIVSCSPLEIPGPDVPPPFSGLPSADRAEWDAYRAEFDRTHRAMWADFDSWVQAQGAAPLPDLEFMPRDNAAGLYVYPAEADYVDRRPLDSTWTRMDSSVRETDDAYPLPAAVADRPAGSALIYLSLGSLGGADVELMQRLVDVLGATGHRYIVSKGPQADRIALADNMVGEQMLPQTKVIPQVDLVISHGGNNTVTETLHFGKPLIVLPLFWDQYENAQRVDELGYGIRLDPYRFTDDELTGTVDRLLADTALRERMADLGAAIRRRDGLRVGADVIERAGRAQRSSGG
- a CDS encoding alpha/beta fold hydrolase → MPTITTSDGVQIYYKDWGSGQPIVFSHGWPLSADDWDAQLMFFLGQGYRVVAHDRRGHGRSEQVADGHDMDHYADDLAAVVAHLDLRDAVHVGHSTGGGEVVRYLARHGEERAAKAALIAAVPPLMVQTETNPGGLPKAVFDDFQTQVATNRSAFYRAVPEGPFYGFNRDGVEPVEGVIANWWRQGMMGGAKAHYDGVVAFSQTDFTEDLEKIRLPVLVMHGDDDQIVPYADAGPLSAELLPNGILKTYKGFPHGMPTTHADVINADLLEFLRS
- a CDS encoding siderophore-interacting protein, giving the protein MPYSHASVVKTRQLSARLRRIVLEVDEPAELGIRAAGDSAVGVYFAPEDHPEGEGRNYSVRRHDGALIALDVVLHSQGPGATWASSATPGQRVILDHARSWYRPPPDTQWQLLVSDLSGLPAAARIVEELPARPPATLIVEIPTTEELDYLPRHPGVTVIPRVGSGNGPTPSALAEAVREHRLPAGRGYCWFAGEAAESRAVRKHLRGMGWTIDQYDVTGYWRRDSKYWDAKFAEVGDDALAVYERALADGKGDKSAFEEFDDACERIGL